From a single Nicotiana tomentosiformis chromosome 2, ASM39032v3, whole genome shotgun sequence genomic region:
- the LOC138905959 gene encoding uncharacterized protein, producing the protein MIQHPNKNFIDLIPVRIHNRPVYCAHVEEEIDGNPWFHDIREYLAKGEYPEHADHTQKCTLRRLSNHFFQSWGILYRRTPDLGLLRYVDAKEASKLLEEIYTETCGPHMNDFILAKKILRARYFWMTIEIDYIRYV; encoded by the coding sequence atgatacaacacccgaACAAGAACTTCATCGATCTCATTCCGGTAAGAATCCATAATCGGCCagtttattgtgctcatgttgaagaagaaatagatgggaatccatggttccatgatatcagggaatatttggcaaaaggagaaTATCCAGAGCATGCAGATCACACTCAGAAATGCACACTTCGAAggttgtccaaccatttcttccaaagctggggaattctgtatagaagaacTCCTGATCTGGGGCTATTACGATATGTTGACGCCAAAGAAGCCTCCAAACTGCTTGAAGAGATATACACCGAAACCTGTGGCCCACATATGAATGATTTCAtcctagccaagaagatactcagagccagatacttttggatgactatagaAATAGACTACATCCGGTATGTCtag